From ANME-2 cluster archaeon:
TGAGTGCGCAGGAAGTGGCACAGATGCACCTGCATTCCACAGGAATGAGCTGGGACAAATATCTAGCAAAAGATGCCAGCCTTGAAGATATTGATCTAGATGACGGGGTTGTGGTGAATTATGCGAAGTTTGAGGGGTTGTGGGGAAGATATGAGTATGGATAAAAAAAGTATCGCACAGTTCTCTGATATCCTCGGGGATAAACTCTTGGATGAAACAAAGGCGAAAGCAGCTTATTATAGAATCCTTCCTGACAGTATCCAAAATGTGGATGAAGAACAAGGCTCAGAAATTCAATGGACAGTACTGGTATTATCAGCATCGTGTGGATGATGATTTATGATATGCAGAAATTGTGAGAAGTGGGACAAGAACTAAATAAATACGGTGAGCAATAATGGCAATACCCATAAGCGTTAAACAGTTAATTGAGGGCAACTTGATCGAGTCTGAACGGATTGAATTAAAAAAAGGTTTTAATCCAGAAGCAATTCTTCATTCAATGTGCGCTTTTGCCAATGATTTTAACAACTGGGGTGGAGGATATATTTTATTGGGTGTGTCGGATAATCACGACATAATTGGCCTGGAAGAAAAGCAGGTTGACAGCATTATGAAACAACTTCTAAATTTATCGAACAAATTACAATAACCCTATTTTCCGATCATTGAGCCTGTCAGGCATTCAGGTAAAATGGTTATTGTTTTATATTGTCCGGGAGGGCCTGCACGACCCTATAAGGCACCAAAAGCACTAGGCAGGAAATCCGAATATATGTATTATATCAGACATTCATCAGCAACAGTTATTGCAAACACAGAAGAGGAAAAAGAATTAATTGGGATGTCCAATCAAATCCCTTATGATGACCGGATAAACCCTCATGCATCTATTGAAGACCTTGACTTACAATTGATGAAAGTTTTTTTACGTGATATAAATTCAAATTTAAACCCCAATACTTTGAGTTTTGAAGATATGTGCAGAAGCCTGAATATTGTTGACGGTCCAAAAGAATATTTAAAGCCTAAAAATGTCGGGCTTTTGATGTTTTCGCAAAATCCTGAAAAATATATTAAGACTCCATGGATTGAAGTAACTGTTTTTCATGACAGGGTAGGCGATAAATTCGAAGAAGAAAAGTTTGAAGGGCCTATTTCATCTCAAATAAAAATGGCATTGCAGTATATAAGAAATGCTGCTATTCGCGAAAGAGTCCAAAAAATAAACACACAGGCAGAAGCAATACGATTTTTCACATATCCTTATACTGCAATTGAAGAATCGCTAGTAAATGCAGTATATCATAAGAGCTACGAAATTGATGCACCAGTTGAAGTCAGGATCGAGCTTGACAGAATCGATATAATAAGCTATCCCGGTCCTCTTCCTCCGTTAAATAAAGATAATATTAATGATGAGATCGTAATATCAAAACGATACCGAAATCGACGAATTGGAGATTTTTTAAAAGAGTTAAGATTGACTGAAGGTAAAAATACCGGTTTTAGAAAAATAAGGGCTGCGATGAAATACAATGGCTCGCCAAAACAAGTTTTCATAACTGATGAAGAGCGGGTGCAGTTTATCACGCGGTTATTGATACATCCGGATTTTAAAAAAGAGCCGATAACTGAGCCACTAAATGAGCCACTAAATGAGCCACTAAAAAGTGATCAAATTTTTGAATTTATTAAATTGAATCCGAACTGCAAGAGGAAAGATATAGAAAAAAATACGAAAATCCCTCTTGGTACATTAAAACGATATTTGCAAGAATTAATAGGGGATGGCAAAATCAAAAAGGAAGGCTCTGATAAAACAGGTGGATATGTAATTTTAGGTGAATAGTATGGATTATTTACCGAATAATATAGAAGATGGATATGAGTATGCCGTTACTATTGTAAGAAAAATTGTATCGTATGAAAAGGATCGAAGATATCAAAAAGGGGAAACGTACTCTCATAGCAGTTACTTCAAAAGTGCTTAGTATAGAATAGATTACAATACAGTAGCAGGGATATCTGAAAACTATGATCTTATTGAGAAACTGATCGACAAACGAATTTGAGTGTAGTCGAAAATCCAAATAGATACACCATTTCAAATCAAAATCATGAACCTACAAGACCTCATCAAAACCGGAGAATCCGACACCGTCGGATTTAAAGAAAAATTCGATGAGCGAACCATTGAATCAGCAGTAGCTTTTATACAAAATGAGGTAGAATAGATGACTAACTCGATCACCCAACTGGTCTCCATGCCAGAGGGCAAGACGTTGGAGTTTAAGCGCGATATTTCCTCACCCAAAAACATGCTCAAAACGCTGGTGGCTTTTGCCAACACTGCCGGAGGGCGCTTAGTAATCGGAGTGGAGGATGAATCCAGAGGTTATAGGTGAGGATCCGCTGGATGAAGAAGAGCGTATATGCAATTTAATCGCTGACAGTATCAGGCCGCGATTGGTGCCCAGTGTGGAGCTGCTCTCCTTTAAGGATAAGACCTTGATATTGTGATTGCGGTGAATCATACGAAGTTTGAGGGGCTGATAGAGCCCGTTGGACAACTTAACTTATATATAAAAAGAAGGAACGATGAAGGAAGATAAGGAAATAAATTTCGCCTGGTTTAAGAAAGGGGCTACCCTTAGTGATAAGTCCGCTCGAAACGAATTTGGGCTTACACAGGAGGAAATTATTGAGGGCATTGAGGATGGCAAACTACATTACCGCATAAATAGTGTATTTGGGAACCCATATTATAAGCTGATCAGAAGTGAAGTGGAAACATTTGTAGCTGAAAAATATGGAAGCAACTACCTAAAGGAGTATGAAATCAAGAAAAAGTTGGCACTGGCCAACAAAAAATTTAAGAAGTTGAAAACCCAAGTTGCCTCCCTGGAACAAAGAAAAGCTGAACTGTTAGCTAATCTTGATAACCT
This genomic window contains:
- a CDS encoding ATP-binding protein, with amino-acid sequence MAIPISVKQLIEGNLIESERIELKKGFNPEAILHSMCAFANDFNNWGGGYILLGVSDNHDIIGLEEKQVDSIMKQLLNLSNKLQ
- a CDS encoding AAA family ATPase → MVIVLYCPGGPARPYKAPKALGRKSEYMYYIRHSSATVIANTEEEKELIGMSNQIPYDDRINPHASIEDLDLQLMKVFLRDINSNLNPNTLSFEDMCRSLNIVDGPKEYLKPKNVGLLMFSQNPEKYIKTPWIEVTVFHDRVGDKFEEEKFEGPISSQIKMALQYIRNAAIRERVQKINTQAEAIRFFTYPYTAIEESLVNAVYHKSYEIDAPVEVRIELDRIDIISYPGPLPPLNKDNINDEIVISKRYRNRRIGDFLKELRLTEGKNTGFRKIRAAMKYNGSPKQVFITDEERVQFITRLLIHPDFKKEPITEPLNEPLNEPLKSDQIFEFIKLNPNCKRKDIEKNTKIPLGTLKRYLQELIGDGKIKKEGSDKTGGYVILGE